A region of Thermococcus barossii DNA encodes the following proteins:
- a CDS encoding deoxycytidylate deaminase codes for MAVEIVLDKERAERIKRIRPTKDEYFMLIAKLVSLRATCPRLRVGAVAVKDGYILATGYNGAPRGMEHCIDVGCLIVDGHCHRAVHAEQNVIAMAARKGISLEGATLYVTHFPCDTCFKLVINAGIREIVYEEMYPNEATEILLREAQEKEIVRIRQFRLPKERVKAFLEELFGEFVD; via the coding sequence ATGGCGGTGGAGATAGTACTGGACAAGGAAAGGGCCGAGAGAATAAAGCGCATACGTCCGACCAAGGACGAGTACTTCATGCTCATAGCCAAGCTCGTTTCACTGAGGGCGACCTGTCCTCGCCTCAGGGTGGGCGCGGTTGCCGTGAAGGACGGCTACATCCTCGCCACCGGCTACAACGGGGCCCCGAGGGGCATGGAGCACTGCATTGACGTGGGCTGTCTCATCGTTGATGGCCACTGCCACAGGGCGGTTCACGCGGAGCAGAACGTCATAGCCATGGCGGCAAGGAAGGGCATAAGCCTCGAGGGAGCGACGCTCTACGTCACCCACTTCCCCTGCGACACCTGCTTCAAGCTGGTGATAAACGCCGGCATAAGGGAGATAGTTTACGAGGAGATGTACCCCAACGAGGCGACGGAAATCCTCCTGAGGGAGGCACAGGAGAAGGAAATAGTCAGGATAAGGCAGTTCAGGCTCCCAAAGGAGAGGGTGAAGGCATTTCTGGAGGAGCTCTTCGGGGAGTTCGTGGATT